The DNA sequence GAATTAATGAACAAGTTAAATGGTTTTAAAAGTGAATTATTTAGCTTAAGATTCCAATTAGCTACTGGTCAATTAGAAAACACAGCAAGAATAAAGTTCGTGAAGAAAGATATAGCTAGAGTTAAAACTATACTTGCTGAAAGAAAGTTAAACGAAACTAGAGCTTAATTTTGGAAAGGAGGCTGTCAAACATGGAAAGAGGAAGAAGAAAAGTAAGAGTAGGCCGTGTTGTTAGTAATAAAATGGATAAAACAATAGTTGTTTCTGTTGAAGATTTCGTACGTCATCCATTATATA is a window from the Paraclostridium sordellii genome containing:
- the rpmC gene encoding 50S ribosomal protein L29, encoding MKAKELRDLTSEELMNKLNGFKSELFSLRFQLATGQLENTARIKFVKKDIARVKTILAERKLNETRA